Proteins co-encoded in one Stomoxys calcitrans chromosome 5, idStoCalc2.1, whole genome shotgun sequence genomic window:
- the LOC106091300 gene encoding trypsin beta, protein MLTRNNFLALTVLALVALSQGSVLPQNRGAAAAESGKGGRIVGGQEASIERLPYQVSVRLDTNTLLHICGGAIYAPRVIVTAAHCIKGRFASTIRIVAGKSSILDDDEGYRVSKLIHHSGYNKKTHANDVGLIILAENLAYSASVQPIPLALAKPNKGETAVVSGWGKSDENAASLTNQLHMAELSIVDSEYCNNQYASKSYAITEEMICAGVEDASKDSCQGDSGGPLVVNGKLVGVVSWGIGCAREGFPGVYASVTYHTPWIEENAKLYV, encoded by the coding sequence ATGTTAACACGCAACAACTTTTTGGCTCTGACAGTCCTTGCCTTAGTCGCGCTATCCCAAGGATCTGTGTTGCCGCAAAACCGTGGAGCTGCTGCTGCGGAAAGTGGTAAAGGTGGGCGTATTGTGGGTGGTCAGGAAGCCTCCATTGAAAGGCTGCCCTATCAGGTGTCCGTGCGTTTGGATACCAATACCCTGTTGCATATCTGTGGTGGAGCCATCTATGCTCCACGAGTGATAGTTACCGCTGCTCATTGCATCAAAGGACGTTTTGCCTCAACCATTCGTATTGTGGCTGGAAAATCTTCCATACTCGATGACGATGAGGGATACAGAGTCAGCAAATTGATACATCACTCCGGTTACAATAAGAAAACTCATGCTAATGATGTGGGCTTGATTATCCTAGCTGAAAATTTGGCATACTCTGCCTCCGTTCAACCCATCCCTTTGGCCTTGGCCAAGCCCAATAAAGGCGAAACAGCCGTGGTCAGTGGCTGGGGTAAGAGTGATGAAAATGCTGCAAGCCTTACCAACCAACTGCATATGGCCGAATTGTCCATAGTCGATAGTGAATACTGCAATAACCAGTATGCCTCTAAGAGTTATGCCATTACCGAGGAAATGATTTGTGCTGGTGTTGAGGATGCCAGCAAGGATTCGTGCCAAGGTGATTCGGGCGGCCCATTGGTGGTGAATGGTAAGCTAGTCGGCGTTGTCTCCTGGGGTATTGGATGTGCTCGCGAAGGTTTCCCTGGGGTATATGCCAGTGTGACCTACCACACTCCCTGGATAGAGGAAAATGCCAAACTTTATGTATAA
- the LOC106091295 gene encoding trypsin 5G1 → MMFLLTFLTLSVVGLSSASLARLDGRIVGGFAVDIKDVPFQVSLFSSNHFCGGSLIAKRFVLTAAHCTYGHDEFEPLFAVRIGSSVSDKGGLMVKVARVHQHEKFDWNTIDYDFSILELEDYDLNALSFEMQYAKLPTRSQVPDGTVLTVSGWGGTKNPSDDIRILRAVHVPKVNENVCEEAYKARITDRMLCAGLVEGGKDSCQGDSGGPLVRNRTLVGVVSWGSGCAQPNYPGVYARVSSVLPWIAEKTGLSL, encoded by the coding sequence ATGATGTTCCTACTTACCTTCTTAACGCTAAGTGTGGTGGGACTTTCGAGCGCATCTTTGGCCCGGCTGGATGGTCGTATTGTTGGTGGATTTGCAGTTGACATCAAGGATGTGCCATTTCAGGTGTCCCTTTTCAGCTCAAATCACTTCTGTGGTGGTTCTCTGATTGCCAAACGATTCGTCTTGACGGCCGCCCACTGCACATATGGTCACGATGAATTCGAACCACTATTCGCAGTACGAATTGGTTCTTCCGTTTCTGATAAGGGAGGACTGATGGTTAAGGTGGCGCGCGTACATCAACATGAGAAGTTCGATTGGAATACCATTGATTACGATTTTTCCATCTTGGAATTGGAGGACTATGACTTGAATGCCTTGTCATTTGAAATGCAATATGCCAAATTGCCCACCCGCAGCCAGGTACCTGATGGTACAGTTTTAACTGTCTCTGGATGGGGTGGTACAAAAAATCCTAGCGATGACATACGCATTTTGAGAGCAGTCCATGTACCCAAAGTCAACGAGAATGTTTGTGAGGAGGCCTATAAGGCACGTATCACAGATCGTATGTTGTGTGCCGGTTTGGTTGAAGGAGGCAAGGATTCTTGCCAAGGTGACTCAGGCGGTCCTTTGGTTCGTAATCGCACTTTAGTGGGTGTTGTGTCTTGGGGTTCTGGCTGTGCTCAACCCAATTATCCTGGGGTGTACGCTCGTGTCTCTTCTGTGTTGCCATGGATTGCTGAGAAGACCGGTCTTAGTCTATAA
- the LOC131997893 gene encoding trypsin alpha-3-like, which yields ALSQGSVLPQNRGAAAAESGKGGRIVGGQEASIERLPYQVSVRLDTNTLLHICGGAIYAPRVIVTAAHCIKGRFASTIRIVAGKSSILDDDEGYRVSKLIHHSGYNKKTHANDVGLIILAENLAYSASVQPIPLALAKPNKGETAVVSGWGKSDENAASLTNQLHMAELSIVDSEYCNNQYASKSYAITEEMICAGVEDASKDSCQGDSGGPLVVNGKLVGVVSWGIGCAREGFPGVYASVTYHTPWIEENAKLYV from the coding sequence gcgcTATCCCAAGGATCTGTGTTGCCGCAAAACCGTGGAGCTGCTGCTGCGGAAAGTGGTAAAGGTGGGCGTATTGTGGGTGGTCAGGAAGCCTCCATTGAAAGGCTGCCCTATCAGGTGTCCGTGCGTTTGGATACCAATACCCTGTTGCATATCTGTGGTGGAGCCATCTATGCTCCACGAGTGATAGTTACCGCTGCTCATTGCATCAAAGGACGTTTTGCCTCAACCATTCGTATTGTGGCTGGAAAATCTTCCATACTCGATGACGATGAGGGATACAGAGTCAGCAAATTGATACATCACTCCGGTTACAATAAGAAAACTCATGCTAATGATGTGGGCTTGATTATCCTAGCTGAAAATTTGGCATACTCTGCCTCCGTTCAACCCATCCCTTTGGCCTTGGCCAAGCCCAATAAAGGCGAAACAGCCGTGGTCAGTGGCTGGGGTAAGAGTGATGAAAATGCTGCAAGCCTTACCAACCAACTGCATATGGCCGAATTGTCCATAGTCGATAGTGAATACTGCAATAACCAGTATGCCTCTAAGAGTTATGCCATTACCGAGGAAATGATTTGTGCTGGTGTTGAGGATGCCAGCAAGGATTCGTGCCAAGGTGATTCGGGCGGCCCATTGGTGGTGAATGGTAAGCTAGTCGGCGTTGTCTCCTGGGGTATTGGATGTGCTCGCGAAGGTTTCCCTGGGGTATATGCCAGTGTGACCTACCACACTCCCTGGATAGAGGAAAATGCCAAACTTTATGTATAA
- the LOC106091292 gene encoding trypsin 5G1, protein MKVLLTFFTLSVVEFASASLPHLDGCRIVGGYEADIKDIPFQVSLQASFHFCGGSLIAKRFVLTAAHCINGHQEYEPIFGVRIGSSMSDRGGLMAKVLRIHRHEKFNFNTLDYDFAILELKDYDLKDLSFEMQYAKLPTRNQVPDGTMLTASGWGSTTNPDDDTRILRAVHVPKVNENICEIVYKSRITDRMLCAGLVRGGKDSCQGDSGGPLVRNRTLVGVVSWGVGCAQPHYPGVYARVSTVLPWIAEKTGLNL, encoded by the coding sequence ATGAAGGTCCTACTTACCTTCTTCACTTTAAGTGTGGTGGAGTTTGCGAGCGCATCTTTGCCACATCTGGATGGATGTCGTATTGTTGGTGGATATGAGGCTGACATCAAGGATATTCCATTTCAAGTGTCCCTTCAAGCTTCATTTCACTTCTGTGGTGGTTCTCTGATTGCAAAACGTTTCGTTTTGACTGCCGCCCATTGCATCAATGGCCACCAGGAATATGAACCAATCTTCGGGGTACGAATTGGTTCATCTATGTCTGACAGGGGAGGATTGATGGCTAAGGTTCTACGCATACATCGACATGAGAAGTTCAATTTTAATACTCTCGATTATGATTTTGCCATATTGGAATTGAAGGATTATGACTTGAAGGATTTGTCCTTTGAAATGCAATACGCCAAATTACCCACTCGCAATCAGGTACCTGATGGCACAATGTTAACAGCCTCTGGATGGGGTAGTACAACAAATCCTGATGATGACACACGTATTTTAAGAGCCGTGCATGTGCCCAAAGTTAATGAGAATATTTGTGAGATCGTCTATAAGAGCCGCATTACAGATCGCATGTTGTGTGCTGGTTTGGTTAGAGGAGGCAAGGATTCATGTCAAGGCGATTCAGGTGGTCCCTTGGTTCGCAATCGCACTTTAGTGGGTGTTGTTTCTTGGGGTGTAGGCTGTGCTCAACCCCATTATCCAGGTGTGTATGCTCGTGTTTCTACGGTGCTGCCTTGGATTGCTGAGAAGACCGGCCTCAATCTGTAA
- the LOC106091299 gene encoding trypsin delta → MLKFVILLCLASVPALKAHIVPVVPMLDGRIVGGMDATIEQYPHQISMRYRGNHRCGGSVYTSNIIVSAAHCVVGDLDLSQLTIVAGSTHLNNVTWELPVTKLVIHEKYNANNDYDVALLFLGGDFPFNDKIQPIGLAKSRPAAGAEVIVTGWGTLVEGGNIPNTLQQVTLNYVELSKCKKSYPLMLTDRMMCANVEGGGKDACQGDSGGPLIYENQLLGIVSWGIGCARKNFPGVYASVPELLDWIVDNTNVNKKEYSFL, encoded by the coding sequence ATGCTTAAGTTTGTGATTTTGCTGTGCTTGGCTTCGGTGCCGGCCTTAAAGGCCCACATTGTGCCAGTGGTACCCATGTTGGATGGCCGCATTGTGGGTGGCATGGATGCTACCATCGAACAGTATCCCCATCAAATCTCCATGCGTTATCGTGGCAATCATCGTTGCGGTGGCAGTGTCTACACCAGCAACATCATCGTCTCTGCTGCTCATTGTGTTGTGGGCGATTTGGATCTTAGCCAGTTGACCATTGTTGCCGGCTCCACCCATTTGAATAATGTCACCTGGGAGTTGCCTGTGACCAAGCTTGTCATCCATGAGAAATACAATGCCAACAACGATTATGATGTGGCTCTTTTGTTCTTGGGCGGTGATTTCCCCTTCAATGATAAAATCCAACCCATTGGCTTGGCCAAGTCCAGACCTGCTGCTGGCGCTGAAGTCATTGTCACCGGCTGGGGTACCTTGGTGGAGGGTGGCAACATTCCCAACACCTTGCAACAAGTCACACTCAACTATGTTGAACTCAGCAAATGCAAGAAATCCTATCCCCTAATGTTGACCGATCGCATGATGTGCGCCAATGTTGAGGGTGGCGGTAAGGATGCCTGCCAAGGTGATTCCGGTGGTCCCTTGATCTACGAGAATCAATTGTTGGGCATTGTCTCTTGGGGTATTGGTTGTGCTCGCAAGAACTTCCCTGGCGTGTATGCCTCAGTTCCAGAACTACTCGATTGGATAGTGGACAATACCAATGTCAACAAAAAGGAATATTCATTTTTGTAA